One segment of Rhodopirellula baltica SH 1 DNA contains the following:
- a CDS encoding IS30 family transposase codes for MELQIPTTHAGSVSYAHLKQQISHQTIYKYLWSLDRNYPIRKVMRRSGRRNRKQKPGFIRKQATDRVSIHDRPKVASNRKRVGDWELDLVVCKKSTGYLVTAVDRKTGYTLVGRCQKKLSRLVMDTIRSMFKKVPKEYIKTMTFDNGTEFFYHPFLFTWFKVMVFFADPYCSGQRRTNENTNGLLRQYYPKGVDYGSISWQQVRKAAMLLNLRPRKRHGYQTPASLSQ; via the coding sequence TTGGAGCTTCAAATCCCAACAACTCATGCGGGCTCAGTCAGCTATGCACATCTTAAGCAGCAAATCAGCCATCAAACGATCTACAAGTATCTATGGTCTTTGGATCGAAACTACCCAATTCGCAAAGTGATGCGGCGAAGCGGGCGTCGCAATCGCAAGCAAAAGCCGGGATTCATTCGCAAACAGGCTACTGACCGTGTGTCAATTCACGACCGCCCAAAAGTCGCCAGCAACCGGAAACGGGTTGGCGACTGGGAACTCGATTTGGTGGTCTGCAAGAAGAGCACTGGCTACCTGGTAACCGCCGTGGACCGCAAGACTGGCTACACCTTAGTTGGTCGCTGCCAAAAGAAGTTATCGCGTTTGGTGATGGATACGATTCGGTCGATGTTCAAGAAGGTGCCGAAGGAATACATCAAGACAATGACCTTCGACAATGGCACCGAATTCTTCTACCATCCATTTCTTTTTACTTGGTTCAAAGTCATGGTGTTCTTCGCCGATCCATACTGTAGTGGCCAACGAAGGACCAATGAGAACACCAATGGTCTTCTGCGTCAGTACTATCCAAAGGGAGTGGACTATGGTTCGATCAGCTGGCAGCAGGTTCGCAAAGCCGCTATGCTGCTAAACCTACGACCTCGTAAACGACACGGCTATCAGACACCGGCGTCGCTCTCCCAGTGA
- a CDS encoding DMP19 family protein, which yields MIDDSDSELVGDTVERILKLHGNQLDIYSIPKPHQIVLAVNQAHARISNGGFQFLLERKDADFDLCTLMPESHATIGAEQAHRAFSRFLRGTLWIRPTSAISRPLNRLRLPLSMIKALLGFETADTLYFESSDETFRLLAEYVRANTGALPTG from the coding sequence ATGATCGACGACTCCGACTCTGAGCTGGTGGGTGATACTGTCGAGCGAATACTGAAACTTCACGGCAACCAACTCGACATTTACTCGATCCCCAAGCCGCATCAAATTGTGCTCGCGGTCAACCAAGCACACGCTCGAATTTCGAACGGCGGATTCCAATTTTTGCTCGAACGAAAGGATGCTGACTTCGACCTCTGCACACTCATGCCCGAATCGCATGCAACAATCGGCGCTGAACAAGCACATCGAGCATTCTCCCGATTTCTTCGTGGCACTTTGTGGATTCGCCCCACGTCCGCGATCTCGCGACCGTTAAACAGGCTTCGATTACCGCTTTCGATGATCAAAGCACTGCTTGGATTTGAGACTGCAGACACTCTATACTTTGAATCATCAGATGAGACATTCCGGCTGCTCGCTGAATACGTTCGTGCCAATACTGGCGCGTTGCCCACCGGCTAG
- a CDS encoding SMI1/KNR4 family protein — MASYQQLDDWLVANRLDYHRLLQPPATHSELAAAATVYCCTLPEEFAELYRWHNGQQSGDFTELLLNLTFMTLRESMATHTMLTDMALSEGWPSEHWQPA, encoded by the coding sequence ATGGCTTCCTATCAGCAACTCGACGATTGGCTCGTGGCAAACCGGCTCGACTACCACCGGCTACTTCAACCACCTGCTACTCATTCCGAACTGGCAGCGGCGGCCACTGTGTACTGCTGCACGCTCCCTGAGGAGTTCGCCGAACTTTATCGGTGGCACAACGGTCAGCAATCCGGCGACTTTACCGAACTGTTATTGAATCTGACATTCATGACGTTGCGTGAGTCCATGGCGACCCACACAATGCTCACTGACATGGCCCTTTCCGAAGGTTGGCCATCCGAGCACTGGCAGCCTGCGTAG